In Halobacterium noricense, the genomic stretch GCCCTTCTCGACGGTGAGGTCCGCGTCCCGGTCGCAGTAGTGACACTGCATACGCCTCCGTTCGGCCCACAGCTACCTGAACCTCACGGCACCGGCACGCTTCTGTCAGTCCTCAGAGCCGCGCGCGGAAGTCGGCGTACGCGGCCTCGTCGAGTCCCGTCCTCCCGAGTTCGCGGCCGTGGGCGTCGCTGCCGCCCGCGGGGAGGAGGTCGTACTCGTCGATGGCGGCCTCGACGAGTGCGCGGCCGTCCTCGTCGGGAGCCTCGCCGACGGGGCGGTCGTAGGGGTAGTGGAGTTCGACGGCGTCGAGCGCGTCGCAGCGCGCGAGCGCGGCCTCGGGGTCGGGATACCGGAGCGGGTGTGCGAGGCCGACGACGCTACAGGCTTCGGTGAGGAGTTCGACGCCCGTCTCGAAGTCCGGGACGTCGCGGGCGACGAAGCACGGGCCGTCGTTGCCGATGAGGTCCGCGAAGACCGCGTCGGGCGTGTCGTAAGCGGTGTCGGGGTGGGCGACGACGCTGCGGGCGATGTGCGGGCGGCCCAGTCCCTCGCGGGGTTCGACGTCCAGTGAGACGCCGAGTTCGGCCTCGACGCTCTCGATGATGGCGCGGCCGCGAGCGACGCGGTCGCGCTGGATGCGGTCGGTCTCGGCGACGAGCGCGTCCGTGGGGGTGACACCGTAGCCGAGGAGGTCGAGGCGCTGGTCGCCAGTCGCGACGCGGAGTTCGATGCCGGCGACGACTTCGACGCCGGCGCGCTCGTCGACGGGCGCGTCGAAGCCGGGGTGGATGCGGTCGTGGTCGGTGACCGCGACGGCGCTGACGCCGGCCTCGCTGGCGGCCGCGGGCACCTCGTCGAGCGTGAGCGTGCCGTCGGAGTGCTGCGTGTGGACGTGGAGGTCCGCGTAGACCATACTAGGACGCCGGGACGCCGGCACCTAAACGAACTGGTGTGACTCTCCCTGCCATACAATCGTCCTTAGACAAATTAAATTCTTCATTATCGTTCATGGGTAACGTACTTGTGTATCGTGAAAGTTCGTGATGTTAATGACGCTCCGAGAGACCGCCGACGTCCTCGCATCGCAGAGCTACCCGCTGACCGCCGACGAGCTGGCCGACGCCATCGGGGACCACGAGCTCGCCCACCCCGACGGCAGCGAGAGCCTCGAATCCGTCATCGAGCGCACCGGCGAGACGCGCTTCGAGGACGCCCAGGACGCGACGTTCGCGGTGTACAGCGCGCTCGACGCCGACGCGGTCGGCCGCATCGGCTACAGCGACCGCGACCCGACGCCGATGGGGACCGACGGCCCCGGCCAGGTTTCGTTCTAGGCCGACGGTCGTGAACGTCCGTTACATTCATACTACCAAACCACAAAGGATGGGTGTAGTTACCATGTCTATGGGTGCCTATGACGAAGCCGAACACGAACGCCGCGAAGCGAAGACCAACAACGTCGAGGTCGCCGACGACGACACCCGGACGACCTACGAGGGCTCCGTGGAGTTCGAGGACGGCGACTCAGCCGAGGACCTCATCGACCAGTTCCAGCAGCTGCAGTCGAACTAGCCGCCCTGTTTTATCGCGAGCAGCGACCCGGTAGCGACGAGCACGACCGCGGCGACGTGGCCCGCGACGGCGACCACCAGCGGCGGGTGCGTCCAGACGAACGGCAGCATCACGGTCTGGAGCGCGCCGAACGCCAGCGTCCGCCGGTCGACCGCGCGCACCACGGCGGCGGTGTCGGCGTCGAAGTCGTAGGAGAGCGACCGCCAGAGTGCGACGACCGCCGCCCACCAGCCCGTGCCGATGCGGTAGCAGACGTCCCAGAGCACGAGCAGCGCGAACGCCGCGGGGAGCACGGGCGGCCGCTCGCCGAGCAGCGCCGCGAACAGCGTCGCGCCGTCCCGCGGGTCGTAGACGAACAAGTAGGTCAGGAGGGCGACGTACGCGACGACGCCGAGGACGACTTCGATGCTGGACGCGAACAGCAGTCGCCGGTAGCGGACCGGCACGCCGGGGTTCCGAGCGCGACGGCCGATGTCGAGCATGAACGCGCTCCCCGCCGCGGCGACGACGACGGCGGCGGTCCCCGGGATGATAGTACCGGGGAGGTCGTAGGCGAACGCGAGCGCGAGCAACACCGCCTCGAAGCCCGCGAACTGGACGATGACGGCGGTACGGTCCGAGACATCGACGCCGGGAATCGCGCCGACGATGCTCTCGTACACCCACGCCTCACCGTAGACCGCCTGCATCCGCTCGCGGTCGGTGTCACCCATCGACGTCCTCCCCGTACTCTCGGAGCGCGCGCTTGGCGGCGTCCTCGAACGGCGTCAACTCGACGGGAATCACGTCCCTGATGCCGTGGTCGGTGACGACGACGGGGTTCTTCAGGCCGTGAATCAGCGGGTGGGCGACAGACCGAGGCACGTCGGTCACGAGGTCCACCCAGTACGTCGACAGCCGCGGCGAGAGCACGGGGACCGGGAGGACGAGGAGGCGTTTGCCCGCGAGTTCGGCGGTGCGTTCGAGCATCGTCTCGTAGGAGAGCACCTGCGGCCCGCCGACTTCGTACGTCTCGCCCGCCGTCCCGGGGTGGTCGAGGACGCCCACGAGGTAGGCGACGACGTCGCGGACGGCGATGGGCTGGCAGGGCGTACGCACCCACTTCGGCGTCACCATCACGGGGAGTTTGTCGACGAGCTGGTAGACGACGTCGAAGCCCGCGCTCCCCGCGCCGACGATGACCGCGGCGCGCAGCGTCGTGAGGTCGAAGGCGGCGTCCGCGAGCACGGCCTCGACTTCGCGCCGCGAGGCGAGGTGCGGGGAGAGGTCGTCGCCGGTCTCCCCGAGGCCGCCGAGGTAGACCACCCGGGAGACGGCGGCGGCGTCGGCGGCCGCCGCGAAGTTCCGGGCGGCGCGACGGTCGCGCTCGGCGAAGTCGCCGCCCGACCCCATCGAGTGCACGAGGTAGTACGCGGCGTCGACGCCGTCGAAGACGCCCGACAGTGTTTCGGCGTCGAGCAGGTCGCCGGCGACGACGTCGACGCCCTCCGGGGCGTCGTAGCGCTCGGGGTCGCGGACGAGCGCCCGGACGTCGTGGCCGGCGGCGACGAGTTCGGGGACGAGGTGCCCACCGACGAAGCCGGTGGCACCCGTGACGAGCACGCGCATACCGGAATGTGGGCCCGCGGCCGCTTAACTGTCGAGGACGGTCCAGCCGAAAGGGTTTGCCCGCTTGCCCCCAAGTGAGGGTATGAGCGAGCGCTGCGAGGGCTGTGGCGACAGCGTCCGAGTCGCGGGCGGTATCGGCGACATCTGGACGATGGACCCGACGGGCACTGGCGGGATGACCCTCGAATTTACGGACGTTCAGGAGTCGCAGAGCGACTCCTGCACCCCATCAGAAGCGCGAAGCGCTTCTGAGGACGATTCGGAATTCTTCCTCTGTTTCGACTGCATCGACGCGCTCCCCGACGAACCGGGTGCGGGCGACGTGGCCGCGCTCGGCGAGCAGTGAGGTTATCCGAGCGGCCCGCCTGCTTCCGACAGTGAATCCCGAGCGCATCGTCGGGGAGTTCCCCGCCCCCGAGTTCCGCGGCGCCCAGCAGCAGGCCCTGCGGGACGTCCGCGACGCGTTCGACGCGGGCAACGACGTGGTACTGGTGCGCGCGCCCACCGGCAGCGGGAAGAGCCTCATCGCGCGCGCCATCATGGGCTGCGCGCGCCGCGTCGAGGACGCCGACCCCGTCGACCCGACGGGCGCGTACTACACGACCCCGCAGGTCTCCCAGCTGGACGACGTCGCCGAGGACGACCTGCTCGACGACCTCAAACTCATCCGCGGGAAGTCCAACTACACCTGTATTCTGCCGGGCGAGGAGGACACGCCGGTCGACCGCGCGCCCTGCGCCCGCGAGCGCGGCTACGACTGCGCGGTCAAACACCGCTGCCCGTACTTCTCCGACCGCGCCATCGCCTCCTCCCGGGAGTACGCCGCGATGACGCTGGCGTACTTCATGCGCACCGCGGGCTCGGAGGTGTTCCGCAAGCGCGACGTCTGCGTCATCGACGAGGCGCACGGGCTCGCGGAGTGGGCGGAGATGTACGCGACCATCGACCTGAACGAGCACACCGTCCCCGTCTGGGCGGACGTGCGCGTGCCGGACGTGGACGGCGACCCGGACGCCGCGGTGAACTTCGCCGAACACCTCGTGCGGACCTGCGAGAGCGCGAAGGACGAACTGCTCGGACAGGACGAACTCACGCCCGAGGAGGCCGGGAAACGCGACCGCCTCCAGGAACTCATCTCGGAGCTGAACTGGTTCGTGGAGGACTACAAGGACCCCGAGTCCGCGACGACGTGGGTCGTGGATAGCGAGGCGCGAAGCGCCTCGGAACAGTCGAGCGGGCAGCGCCCGCGAGACGCCGACGAGCAGTCGGTGACGGTGAAGCCGATGGACCCCGAGCGCTACCTCAAGCACACGGTGTGGGACCGCGCGAACAAGTTCGCGCTCCTCTCCGCGACGATTCTGAACAAGGAGGCGTTCTGCCGGAGCGTCGGCCTCGACCCGTCGAACGTCGCGCTCGTCGACGTCGAACACACGTTTCCGCTGGAGAACCGCCCGCTGTACGACGTGACGCAGGGGAAGATGACCTACGAGGACCGCGAGCAGACGCTCCCGAAGGTCGCCGAGACGGTGGTGCGCGTGATGGCCCACCACCCCGACGAGAAGGGCATCGTGCACGCCCACTCCTACGACATCGCCGAGAAACTCGCCGGTCACCTGCAGGAGTTCGGGGTCGGCGACCGCGTGCGCACGCACGACTCGGACACCCGGGACGCCGAATTGGAGCGCTGGAAGGAAAGCGACGACCCCGAGGTGTTCGTCGCGGTGAAGATGGAGGAAGCCCTCGACCTGAAGTACGACCTCGGGCGCTGGCAGGTGCTCTGCAAGGCGCCGTTCCTGAACACGAACGACTCGCGGGTGGCCGCGCGGCTCGCGGACGGCCAGTGGGCGTGGTACTACCGGACGGCGCTCCAGACCGTGATTCAGGGCTGCGGGCGGGTCGTCCGCGCGCCCGACGACCACGGCGCGACCTACGTCGTGGATTCGAGCATCCTCGACCTCTTCGACCGCGCGCGCACCGACATGCCGCCGTGGTTCCGCGACCAGGTGGACGCGAGGACGACGCCCGACCTCCCCGAACCCGACGCGGCCGCTGCGCTGGCCGCTATCTCGGGCGGCGTCGACCAGGTGGAACTGACGTACACGTCCAGCCGCGGGTCGAGCACGTCGTCGAGCGCGAGTACGAGCACGAGCGAGCAAAGCAGCGCGAGCGACGACCGTGATAGCAGCGGCGACCGCAGTTCGCGCTCCGGGAGCCCACTTGCGGACGTCTGGGACGCCGAGTAGCTAGAAGAACGAGAGGCCGTAGACGAGCGAGGAGCCCAACATCAGCGCCGTGAGGAAGAGAGCGAGTATCTGGTCTCGCGTCATACCCGAACCGTGGGGTTCGCCCGCCAAAGCCGTACTGGTTACGCGATTCGCGCGTCCAGCACGACGTGCTCGACGCCCGCGCTGTGTGACTTCACGCGCCGTCGTGCCTCGATGTCGACCGAGCGGCCCGCCCGCTCGCAGCCCGCACGGAGCCGCGACTCGGGCCGTTCCCACAGCTCGGCCTCCGGAACGGCGCTGTGGACGTGGAGAACACCGCCAGAGACGAGGTTGTCGAGCGCGGCGTCGAGGTAGCCCGGGCCGCCCTCACTCGTTTCGACCTCGTCGACGGGGCCGCCGCCGAGCGCGTCGTAGTAGCCCATGACGACGCGGTCGGCTTCACTGTCGACTTCGCGGCAGTCCCCGAGCACGCAGTCCAGGTTCTCGCTGACGTCGTTGAGCTGGGCGTTCTCCGCGAGGTAGCGGAACGACTCGGGGTTCTTCTCGACGGCGGTGACAGTAGCGCCGGCGCGCGCCATCGGGAGCGCGAAGTAGCCGATGCCAGCGAACATGTCGAGAACGCGCTCGCCGTCGCCGCTCGCGGGTCCTCCGTTCCCGTCTTCTCGCGGGCTTCGCCCGCTCGAATGGTCCGAGGAACTCCGTCCCTCGCTACTCGCGCATTCCGACGGCTCACTTTGTTCGCCGTCGCGCACGACCTCGCCCATGCGGGCGCGCTCGGCCTTGTTCCCCGGTGCGAACATCACCCGCGAGAGGTCGAGCGCGTACTTCGTGCCGTGCTCGGTGTGGACGGTTTCGGTGTCGCCCGCGCCCGCGACGACGGAGACGTCGGGTTCGCGGTGTTCGCCGTCGATGCCGCCGCGCGCGAGCACGGTGTCGGCCTCGCTGTGGAGGTCCAGCAGCGCATCCCCAACCTCCGTGGGACGCGGGCAGTCGGTGAAGTCAGCGAGAATCACGGTGCCGACGACCGCCCACGACGACGGCGCGCGGTCGCGCTCGGCCTCGCTCCAGCCGCGCTCGCGGAGCAAGTCGTCGAGGCCGGGCGCGCGCAACTCGGGGTCGGACTGCTCGACGACACGCTCGATGGGCGTGTCGCTCGGGCGCGCGGTGACTGGGAGTTCGACGCGCTCGGCGTCGTGTTCGCGGACTTTCCGCGCGTCGTCGTAGACGCCCTCGGCTTCCAGGGCGGCGATGCGGGCTTCAGAATCCGGTTTCGGGACGACGACGGCGAGGTCCATCAGGCCTCGGGGAGGACGTGGAGGCCGGCGCGGGACTTGAACGCCGGGACGGTGCTGGCGTCGGCGTCCACGTAGTCCGGGCGCGGGACGGTCTTGGACTCGTAGGTTTCGGGGTCGAGAATCTGGACGGCGTTGTCGTCCTCGACGGTGACGACGGTGGCGTCCGTGGTGTCGTCTATCGAGCCGAGCTTCCGCGCGTCGGGCGCGTCGCCGTCCTCGTAGCTCGCCTCGTAGGGCTCGCCCGTGGTGACGCGGACGCCCTTGAGGTTGCCGTGGACCGAGCGCACGAGCACTGGGCCGCCGTCGTCGTCCGCGAGGCCGATGACGTCGCCGGGCGTGAACTCGGGGAGGCGGACGGCGTACGTCACGCGGTAGACCTCGTTGCCGTCCTCGTCCTCGGTGACGAGCTTCTCGTGGTCCTCGAAGCTCCCGCCGAACTCCTCGATGAGCTTGCGCGCGAGTTTCAGCCCGATTTTGTTCGTCGAGAGTTTGAGGTCGATGCCGGACTCGGCCTCCGAGACCTCCGTGACGAAGGCGTTCCGGTCGCCCGTGGCCTCCATGTCGGCGACGATTTGGTCGGCGAGTTCGCTCGCGCGCTCGGTCTCCTCGGTGGTCGGGTCGCGGCCGACGGCCCGCACCTGCACGATGGACGCGAACGAGTCGCCCGCGATGCGCCCACACCGCTTGCACGTCTGGCGGCTGACCTTCACCGGGACGACGACCTCCTCGGTCTGGACTTCGTCCCGGACGACGCCCGTGAACAGGCAGTGCATGCGAATCGTGTTCTGGTCGACCTGCTCGGGGCGGACCTCCCAGTCGACGTCCTCGGCTTCGACGTGGACCGCCAGCGCCTCGCTGGTCTCCTCGATGGCGACGTCGGTGTAATCGTCGGCGTCGACGTCCACCCAGCGGTTCCCGCGGTGGACCGCGCCACAGCGCGCGCACACCATCACTTCGATGCGTTCGGGCGCGTCCACGAACTCGAAGTCCTCGAAGTAGCAGGCGTCACACAGCGAGCGCTCGCGGCGGGTGACGCCGTCGCCGTCGGCGTCGATGGCGTCGCCGCAGCGGGGGCAGAACGTGCCTGCGTCAGTCATACACCGCGGTAGGCCGCGCTGCCTGTTAAGTTGCCCGTCGCAGACTCACCGGGCGGTCGGCGGACAGTCCCGCGCGCCAGTTTCACTTTCAATCCGGTGTATACGAGGCTTTATGATGCGGTGGGGACAACCCCTGTGTACATGCCCGAAGCAGACCTCGAGGAACTCCCCGGCGTCGGCCCCGCGACCGCGGAGAAACTCCGAGAGAGCGGATTCGAGTCGTTCCAGAGCATCGCCGTCGCGTCCGCCGGCGAGCTCTCCAACACCGCAGACATCGGCGACAGCACCGCCGCAGACGTCATCCAGGGCGCGCGTGAGGCCGCCGACGTCGGCGGCTTCGAGACCGGCGCGACCGTGCTCGAACGCCGCGAACAGATCGGCAAGCTCACCTGGAATGTCCCCGAAATCGACGAGATGCTCGGCGGCGGCATCGAGACCCAGTCCATCTCGGAAGTGTACGGCGAGTTCGGTGCCGGCAAGTCCCAGGTCACTCACCAGCTCTCGGTGAACGTTCAGCTCCCCCAGGAGCAGGGCGGGCTGCGCGGTCGCGCCATCTTCATCGACTCCGAGGACACGTTCCGCCCCGAACGCGTCGACGACATGGTGCGCGGACTCAGCGACGAGAAGATTCAGGCCGCGATGGACGACCGCGACATCGACGGCACCCCCGACGACGAGGAAGCGATGGAGGCGCTCGTCGCGGAGTTCCTCGACAAGATCCACGTCGCGAAAGGGTTCAACTCCAACCACCAGATGCTCCTCGCGGAGAAGGCCCAGGAGATCGCCTCCGAGTACGAGGACGACGAGTACCCCGTCCGCCTGCTCTGCGTGGACTCCCTGACCGCGCACTTCCGCGCGGAGTACGTCGGCCGCGGCGAACTCGCCGACCGCCAGCAGAAGCTCAACAAACACCTCCACGACCTCGACAAGGTCGGCAACCTCTACAACGCTGCCGTCGTCGTCACCAACCAAGTGCAGTCCAACCCGGACTCCTTCTTCGGTGACCCCACCAAGCCCATCGGCGGCAACATCCTCGGCCACAAGTCCACGTTCCGGATGTACCTCCGCAAGTCGAAGAACGACAAGCGCATCGTCAAGCTCGTCGACGCGCCCAACCTCGCCGACGGCGAAGCCGTCATGCGCGTCCAGGACGGCGGGATTAAGCCGGAATAGCAGTAGCTTTTGCTCTGCGGCGCGGCTTCGCCGCGCCTCGGCAAAAGCTACGCTAAAAGCACTCCTCGCTCCCTACGGTCGCTCGTCGGCCTCCGTTCACTCGCTGCGCTCGTTCACGGAGTGAATCGCGGTGCTCGGGCTTTCCAAGCCGCTCGCACCGCGAATGCTTGGAGTGTTGGTCAAGTAGTAGGACTACAACAGTCGCCGTTTTGTCGCGGAAGAACGGAGAAACGAGCGTATCGGCGAGCAGCGAGCGTTACTCGTCGTCTTCGGTGGTCGTCTCGTCGACGTCGGCTTCGCCCTCGTAGATTTTCGCGCCGTCCTGCACGACCTTCTCGGAGAGCACCGCGCACTTCACGCGCATCGGCGTCACTTCGACGCCGAGCATGTCGAGGACGTCGTCGGTGTCGAGCTCTTTCACTTCCTCGAGGGTCATCCCCGGGAGCTTCTGCGTGAGCATGCTCGCGGAGGCCTGGCTGATGGCGCAGCCGTCGCCGCGGAACGCCACGCGCTCGATCGTCTCGCCGTCGTCTTCGAGCTTCACGTCGAACTCCAGTTCGTCGCCACACGATGGGTTGTAGCCGTCGTGGGAGAACGTCGCGTCGCCGAGCTCGCCGTGGTTCCGGGGGTTGCGGTAGTGGTCGAGAATCTGCTGCCGGTACATGTCCGAGCCCATACTCATATTGAGCGTTCGTAGGGCAGAACGCCGTAAAAACGTTCCGCGGAACGTCACACCAGAGAGAGTCAGCATCCGCGAGTGAGTGGCTCGAAGAGCCCGAACGACGCGGTTCACTGCGCGTGGCGAACGAAGTGAGCGAGCGCAGGCCGACGACCGACCGTAGGGAGGGAGGAGTGCTTTTTCCGCAAGTTTCGCCAGCCGAGCGGGACCGGAGGTCCCGCTGGCCGTGCGAACGGGCGCTCCGCGCCCGTGAGCAGAGAGCGGCGCGTAGCGCCGCCGAGCGCAGCAAAAAGTGCGTGCGCTAGTTGAAAATGTCCCGCGCGGCGTCCAGCGAGTCGACGAGCGCGTCGACTTCCTCCTTCGTGTTGTAGAAGTAGAACGACGCGCGTACGGACGCGGCGATGTCGAGTTTCTGGTGGAGCGGCTGCGTACAGTGGTCGCCGGCGCGGATGGCGATGCCGTGGTCGTTCAGAATCGAGGCGAGGTCGTGGGCGTGGATGTCGTCGACGTTGAACGCGACGACGGCACCGCGGTCGTCGGCGGGCGGGCCGTAGATTTCCACGTCGTCGAACTCGTCGAGGCGCTCGTAGGCGTATTCCGTGACGGCTTCCTCGTGCGCCTGGATGGCCTCCATGCCGACGTCGTCGAGGTAGTCGGCGGCTTCCGCGAGCGCGATGCCCTGCGCGATGAGCGGCGTGCCGGCTTCGAACTTCCACGGGAGGTCGTTCCACGTCGTCTCTTCGAAGGAGACGCGCCGAATCATGTCGCCGCCGTAGAGGAACGGCTCCATGTCCTCGAGAATCTCGCGCTTGCCGTAGAGGCCGCCGATACCGGTCGGACCGGCCATCTTGTGGCCGGAGAAGACGTAGAAGTCGACGTCGAGTTCCTTCACGTCGACCGGGCGGTTCGGAACGGACTGCGCGCCGTCACCGAGAATGAGCGCGTCCTGCTCGTGGGCGAGGTCCGCGAGTTCGCGCATCGGGTTGACGGTGCCGAGGACGTTCGAGGCGTGCACCACGGAGACCATCTCGACGTCCTCGTCGATGAGTTCCGCGGCGTGGTCCATGTCGAGGTAGCCGTTCTCGTCGACGCGGATGTAGCGGACCTCCGCGCCGACCTTCTTCGCGATTTCGCGCCACGTCACGAACGACGAGTGGTGCTCCATCTCCGAGAGCACGACCGCGTCGCCCTCCGAGAGCTCGTTGAGCCCCCACGCGTACGCCACGAGGTTGATGGACTCGGTGGTGTTCTTCGTGAAGATCATCTCCTCGCGGCCGTCCGCGCCGACGAAGTCGGCGAGGCGGTCGTGGGCCTCCTCGTACGCGATGGAGGCTTCCTGGCTGAGCTGGTGGATGCCGCGGTGGACGTTCGCGTTGTACCCGCGGTAGTAGTCCGAGAAGACGTCGACGACCTGCTCGGGCGTCTGCGTCGTCGCCGCGTTGTCGAGGTAGACGAGCCGCTGGCCGTCGCTGACCTCCCGGTCGAGGATGGGGAAGTCGGCCCGGATGGCGTCGACGTCGAGGGGGTCCTGCTCGGTGGCTTCCATTACGGTCGGATAGGGGGCGCGGACACTATTGTTCTTCGGTGCCGGGAGACCTGCCGGTATCGCTGACGCCAGAAAACGGGAATTAGAGACGCATGAACTGCGCGTGCACGGTGCCGTCGAGGTCGAGGACGTTCGCTTCCTCGACGTGGCCCTCCTCGATGGCGAGGTCGACGACCTCGACGCCGACGAGGTTCGCGACGTTCGCGCGGGCCAGTGACTCGCGGACGGCGTCCGGGTCGACGGTCTCGCCGCCGTAGAACTCCTCGTTCACGGTGAACTCCGTGTCGCCGTTGGCGAACGTCTCCCCGAGGACGTCCGGGTCGCAGGCGGTGACGAGGAGGCCGCGGTCTGTCTGTCGTTCGCTGAGTATCATCACTCGCGCTCGACGAGGTCCCGCTCCTGGGCCTCCCGGATGTCTTCGGCTTGCTCGGCGACGGCCTGCGCCTCCTCGTCACGACCGAGCGCTTCGAGGGCGCGCTGCTTCTCCTCGTAGACGTCGGCCTGCTGGAAGCCCAGCCGGACGGCGTTGTTCAGCGCGTCGAGGGCCTGCTCGTGGCGGCTGCGCTCGTTCTCGATGAAGCCGAGGTTGTACCACGCCTGCGGGAGGCGGTCGTTCTTCCGGACGGCCTCCTCGGCGTGCTCGTAGGCTTGCTCGTCCTCGCTGAACTCCCAGAGTGCGTACGCGAGGTTCGTGTGCGCTTCCGCCTCGAAGTCGCCGTCCTCGGCGACGAAGATTGCTTCGCGGTGCGCGCCGACGGCCTCGTCCCACTCCTCCATCTGGCCGTGCGCGATGCCCTTGTTCACCCACGCCTCCTGTTCGACGTCCTCGTCGTCGGTGAAGCGCGCGGCGCGCTCGAAGGCGTCGGCGGCCTGCTCGTGGCGGTTGATGCCGAGGTAGCTGAGGCCGACGTCGATGAGTTCGTCGGCGTCGACGTCGTCGTTCTGGACGACGCGCTCGTCCAGGGAGTCGCTGACGACGCGGCTGTCGACGGGGTCGACGCTGGACGGGTCGTCGACGGAGAGCTCCGGCGGGTCGAGGTCGAACCCCTCGTAGGGCTCGTCGAAGCCCTGCCCCTCGGAGAACTCGTGGTCGTCGGGTGCCTCGGGCGGCTCGGGCTCCTCTCGGTCAGTCATACACGCGTCTAGCGCGGCCGGGAGGTTAAGGGCAACGCACCGAGAACGGCCGGTATGCGGCTGTTCGTCAGTGTCGACCTCCCCGACCGGCTCGCCGACGACGTCGCGGCCCTGCAAGCCGAGTTCGCCGACGCCGAGGGATTGGACTTCGTGGACTCGACGCAGACGCACGTCACGATGAAGTTCCTCGGCGAGGTCGAGGACGCCCGCGAGGACGAACTCGCGGCCGCCCTGGAGCACGCGGTCGATGAGAGCGGCGTCGAGCCCTTCGACGCGGAACTCGGCGGGCTCGGCGTGTTCCCGAGCCTCGACTACATCTCCGTGGTGTGGCTCGGCGTCGGCGACGGCAGCGCCGAACTCGCCCAGTTGCACGAGGCCATCGAGACGGAGTTCGTCGAGGAGCACGGCTTCGAGGCCGAGGAACACGACTTCACGCCCCACGTCACGCTCGCGCGGATGAAACACGCCGGCGGGAAGGAACTCGTTCAGGACCTCGTGCGCGACCGCCACCCCGAGGTCGGGACGATGCGCGTCGCCGA encodes the following:
- a CDS encoding aminotransferase class V-fold PLP-dependent enzyme, producing MEATEQDPLDVDAIRADFPILDREVSDGQRLVYLDNAATTQTPEQVVDVFSDYYRGYNANVHRGIHQLSQEASIAYEEAHDRLADFVGADGREEMIFTKNTTESINLVAYAWGLNELSEGDAVVLSEMEHHSSFVTWREIAKKVGAEVRYIRVDENGYLDMDHAAELIDEDVEMVSVVHASNVLGTVNPMRELADLAHEQDALILGDGAQSVPNRPVDVKELDVDFYVFSGHKMAGPTGIGGLYGKREILEDMEPFLYGGDMIRRVSFEETTWNDLPWKFEAGTPLIAQGIALAEAADYLDDVGMEAIQAHEEAVTEYAYERLDEFDDVEIYGPPADDRGAVVAFNVDDIHAHDLASILNDHGIAIRAGDHCTQPLHQKLDIAASVRASFYFYNTKEEVDALVDSLDAARDIFN
- the thpR gene encoding RNA 2',3'-cyclic phosphodiesterase, whose translation is MRLFVSVDLPDRLADDVAALQAEFADAEGLDFVDSTQTHVTMKFLGEVEDAREDELAAALEHAVDESGVEPFDAELGGLGVFPSLDYISVVWLGVGDGSAELAQLHEAIETEFVEEHGFEAEEHDFTPHVTLARMKHAGGKELVQDLVRDRHPEVGTMRVAEVRLTESVLTHEGPEYETVHAVDLSRRR
- the radA gene encoding DNA repair and recombination protein RadA, whose product is MPEADLEELPGVGPATAEKLRESGFESFQSIAVASAGELSNTADIGDSTAADVIQGAREAADVGGFETGATVLERREQIGKLTWNVPEIDEMLGGGIETQSISEVYGEFGAGKSQVTHQLSVNVQLPQEQGGLRGRAIFIDSEDTFRPERVDDMVRGLSDEKIQAAMDDRDIDGTPDDEEAMEALVAEFLDKIHVAKGFNSNHQMLLAEKAQEIASEYEDDEYPVRLLCVDSLTAHFRAEYVGRGELADRQQKLNKHLHDLDKVGNLYNAAVVVTNQVQSNPDSFFGDPTKPIGGNILGHKSTFRMYLRKSKNDKRIVKLVDAPNLADGEAVMRVQDGGIKPE
- a CDS encoding tetratricopeptide repeat protein, which codes for MTDREEPEPPEAPDDHEFSEGQGFDEPYEGFDLDPPELSVDDPSSVDPVDSRVVSDSLDERVVQNDDVDADELIDVGLSYLGINRHEQAADAFERAARFTDDEDVEQEAWVNKGIAHGQMEEWDEAVGAHREAIFVAEDGDFEAEAHTNLAYALWEFSEDEQAYEHAEEAVRKNDRLPQAWYNLGFIENERSRHEQALDALNNAVRLGFQQADVYEEKQRALEALGRDEEAQAVAEQAEDIREAQERDLVERE
- a CDS encoding DUF424 domain-containing protein produces the protein MILSERQTDRGLLVTACDPDVLGETFANGDTEFTVNEEFYGGETVDPDAVRESLARANVANLVGVEVVDLAIEEGHVEEANVLDLDGTVHAQFMRL
- the sufU gene encoding Fe-S cluster assembly sulfur transfer protein SufU; protein product: MSMGSDMYRQQILDHYRNPRNHGELGDATFSHDGYNPSCGDELEFDVKLEDDGETIERVAFRGDGCAISQASASMLTQKLPGMTLEEVKELDTDDVLDMLGVEVTPMRVKCAVLSEKVVQDGAKIYEGEADVDETTTEDDE